The Thermomicrobiales bacterium genome contains the following window.
GCTGTCTCGCATGGCCGGGCGCACATTCGGCCCAGACAGCCCGGGAAGACGTTGTTCTCCCGGTTGAGCTCGAACGAATCGGCGTAGCGCCCGTCGGCAATGAGGGCGATATATCGCGAGATGTCGGTGTGCGACGGGCATGCCTTCTGGCAGGGGATGTTGTCCGCAAACCAGCGCTGGTCGCCGGTGAAGACAGCGTAGCGCGCGCCGGATCGCCGCGTGAAAGGCGAGAACATCTCGGAAGAAACGAACGCCAGCAGCCGGATACGTCGCGTGTCGTCGACCGGAGTCTCCGACTGATCCTGGCTCACGATGCCATACGACGTTCGGCCATTGATGATCTGGCTGACCTCATCGGAGGTCAGCGGGGCAAACCGGTCGCTGGATGCGCCACACGATGGGCACTCTACCGGCTGCGTGTCGTCGGTCTCAATATATCCGCAGATCCTGCAACGGAACATTGGCAAGTCCTCCCACATCGATCGGATACGCCAGCCCCTGCGTGCGGGACAACGCCAGCAGGAGCGCCCACCTCGCCGGCTCCTCGTTGCCGACCGTTCGATGGCGCGCGAACGCGAAGGCGTCCCAATCCGCTAGGCAGAGTATAGCAGTGACACCAGGAGATTCTGCATCACCAGGAGGTGTTGGCAAGTCGTTTCCGGCCACCACTTCGAGCGGCGAGGGTTTCGGGGTCAGACAACCCCGATTCAGCGCTCTTGCTGCGACACGGGCGCGCCGGCGTCATTGTGCGCGCGGTCGCCGACGATGATGCCGAACTCGGCATCCTGCTCGGGAAGATCGGCAATTGGCGTGCCGTCGGGGTTCATGCCGTGCTGGCGGCGTAGCTCATCGCGCTGGTACTTTCTGACCGCGGCCTTGAGCGTCCCAAGCGCGAGCGTCGCGCACTTTGGTCGCATCTGGACGGCCTCTTTGCCGAGGACTTCGATCATCGTGGTGTAGTCGTGGGCCAGCGCCTCCTCCAGCGTCCAACGTTCGTCGTGAACCATCTCCATGAGGATCGACGCGGCGGCCTGGCTGATCGTACAGCCTTCGCCCTCCCAGGAGACGTCGGCGATCGACAGGCCATCGTCTCCTGGTTGCAAGTAAATAGTGATGACATCGCCACACCCGGGATTGCCGCCAGGCATCGTCACCGATGGATTGTCCATCGCATGGCGGTGGCGAGGATTCTGATAGTGGTCGACGAGTATCTCGATTTGCTCCTGGCGGTCCATGCCGTGTCTATTCTCTTTCTCAGCAGGTGTTCACTGTGTGTCGCTGCGTCGTCCTCAGAGCTCGATCGGCACGCCGATCACGTTGCCCCATTCGGTCCACGAGCCATCGTAGTTCCGCACATCCGGGTAGCCGAGCAGCTCGTGAAGAACGAACCACGTGTGCGATGAACGCTCCCCGATCCGGCAATAGACGATCACCGGCTGATCCGGCGTGATCCCCTCACCTTCGTAAAGAGCGCGCAATTCATCGACACTCCTGAAGGTGCCGTCTTCCGCAACGGCCTTGCCCCACGGGATATTTCGCGCGCCAGGGATATGGCCGCCGCGCAATGCCCCCTCCTGTGGATAGTCGGGCATATGAAGCAGCTCGCCGGTGAACTCCCCGGGGGAGCGAACATCGACCAGCGGGTTGCCTTCGCCGATCCTGCGCAGCCGGCTGTAGCCGATATGAGCCAGCACATCGTCGCGGTAGGCGCGCAGCTCCGGCCGTTCGGCCGAACCGTGGTAGTCAGCCGGCGTGATCGTTGGCGCTTCGCGCGTAGTCGCGCGGCCCTCCGCTTCCCACTTCTTCCGGCCGCCATCCATGATCCTGACGTTGTCGTGCCCCATGTAGCGGAAGAACCAGTATGCGTAGGCGGCCCACCAGTTGGTCTTGTCGCCGTAGAACACGGCGGTCGTGTCCCGGGTGATGCCCAGCGCGCTCATCAGCCGATCGAACCCTTCGGCATCGATGAAGTCGCGTGTATCGGTGCGCTGCAGATGTTCGTGCCAGTCGATCTTCACCGCGCCGGGAACATGACCCAGCTCGTACAGCAGGACATCTTCGTCCGCTTCAACGATGCGGATGGTTGGGTCGGCCAGATGCTCCGCGACCCAGGTGGTGCTGACGAGCACCTCGCGGCTCGCATTTGCCTTGCCGTTTGCCATCGGGTGCCTCCTCGTTGATCCAGATCGTCGCCCGCGCCCGAGGCGCGGCGTCGAACCTTCTATTGACTATACACGCGGCACGGCCCACCTATTCCGCGATGGCTCGAGTGGCGCATCCTCGCTCTCACTCGCGCGTCGCGAGACAGTGCGGCGCGTAATTCTGTACGATCAGTAAGCAGATGGCCTGGTTTGACCAGATCATTAGTTGTTCGTTGGTATGTCACGGCGGAGTGCGCGCCTGTGACGCATATGGAAGAGGGGGCGCAATGGACGAGCGCGTTGGGTCGGGGGCGAACGGATTGGCGGCGCTGGAAGCAGCTGTCCTCACGGGTCGCCTCTCGCGTCGCGATGTTCTGAAGCGTGGCGCGGCGCTTGGTTTGACTGCGCCTGCCATCGCCGCTCTTCTGGCTGCATGTGGCAGTAGCAGTAAGGAAACACCGGCTGCAACGGCCAGCTCGGGGGGCGGTGCTCCGGGCGCGGGCACGGCAACAACGGGGCCATCCGGTGGCGGACGTGGACGCGGCTCGGGCGACCTGCTGCGCATCCTTTACTGGCAGGCGCCGCCGATGCTCAATCAACACTATGCCAATGGCAATCTGATCTCCAATCCAGCGGCGCTTGTTCTCGAGCCGTTGATTCGTATCAGCCCTGAGGGCGACGTTGTCGCAGTCCTCTGCGAGAAAGCGCCGTCACTGGAGAATGGTGGCATCTCGGCCGACGGCAAGACCGTCACCTACACGTTGCTTGAGGGACTCGTCTGGTCAGACGGCACGCCGGTGTCGAGCGACGATGCCAAGTTCACCTGGAAGTGGGCAATTGACCCGGCAGCGGGAACGACGTCCTCGCCAGCATTCGTCAATGTTGATGACATCGAGGTGGTGGACGCGCGAACCTTCAAGATCCATCTGAAGAACACAGACCCTGCCTGGTACAACATCTTCGGCCGCGGCACGAGCGATGGCGCACCGATCCTGCCCAAGCACCTGCTCGAGAACTACATGGGGGATAAGGCGCAATCTGCGCCGTTCAACATGAAGCCGGTCGGCACCGGCCCATACAAAGTCACCAATTTCGTCCCCGGTGACGTCGTCAACTACGAGATCAACGAGAGTTACCGCTTCCCCGATAAGCCGTTCTTCAAGAAGGTTGAGTACAAGGGTGGCGGCGATGCCCCGTCCGCCGCGCGGGCTGTCCTGCAGACCGGCGAGGTGGACTACGCGATCAACCTGCAGGTCGAAAAATCCGTCCTGGAGAACCTCCTCAAGAGTGGCGTCGGTGAACTGATCGTCCTGCCCGATGGCAGTGTCGAGCACGTATTCATCAACTTCGCCGATCCGAACAAGGAGGTCGACGGCGCCCGTTCGGAGCCATCCACTCAGCACCCGTTCCTGACCGATAAGGCGGTTCGCGAGGCGCTGGCGCTCGGCGTCGATCGCGACATGATCGTTAGCCAGTTGTATGGCGAGGCGGCCAACGCGACGGCAAACGTGATTGTCGCGCCAGAGATGTTCGTGTCGAAGAACACGAGCTACAAGTTCAGCGTCGATGACGCCAGCGCGGCACTTGAGGCGGCCGGTTGGACCGGCAAGCCGCGGACAAAGGATGGCGTTAAGACGAAGATCCTGTTCCAGACGACAGTCAGCCCGCTGCGCCTCAAGGCGCAGGAGATCATGAAGCAGCCCTGGGACGCGATCGGGTTCGAAGTCCAGTTGAAGTCGATTGACTCCACCGTCTTCTTCTCCTCCGACGCTGGCAACCCGGACACCTGGAAGCGCTTCTCCGCCGACCTGCAGATGCTGGCGCTCAACGGCCGGCCGTTCCCGATCGACCTGATGTCGTACTGGAAGTCGATTGACCCGGCCGAGGATATCGCCCAGAAGTCGAACGGCTGGTCTGGCCGCAACCTCAGCCGGTGGGTCAACGAGGACTACAATAAGCTCTGGGAGGCCGCCTCGACTGAGCTCGACCCGACCAAGCAGGCCGAGTTGTTCATCAAGATGAATGACATGATCTCCGACGATGTCGTCACGATCCCGTTCATCGCGCGAAAGCGGGTCTCGGGCAAGAACAAGCGGCTCCAGGGCAATAACCCGGGTCCGTGGACCGAGGACACCTGGGACGTTGCCGACTGGTATTTCGAAGGCTAGAGCCTTGTTGCGTTCGACGTAGCCGGTTCGCGATCGTGAACCGGCTGCGTTGGAGCACGGTGAAGGGACTACCATGAATCATCAGCAAGCCCGCGCGGCGCTGGAGCAGCGGCTGGAGCGTGACGCTGACGATATTCTCGGGTTTGTCCAGAAGATCGTCCAGATCCCGAGCGAGAACCCCGACGGCGACACGACCCAGCTCGTCTCATTCCTGACCGACTGGATGGATGAGCGTGGTCTCGATCACGAGATTGTCGCTCCGCAGCCGACGATGCCGAACGTCCTCGCCGGATTCGATGGCGGCGATCCGGGCAAGCACCTCATCCTCAACGGCCACCTCGATATCTTCCCGGCCGGCGACCCGACGCAGTGGTCGGACGACCCGTACTCCGGCGCGGTGCGCGATGGCAAGCTGTTCGGTCGCGGCGTCATCGACATGAAGACCGGAACTGCCGCCTCGTTCCTGGCATACCGATATCTGCACGAAATGCGACAGCAGCTGGGCGGCCGGCTCACGCTGACCGCCGTCTCCGACGAGGAGACCGGCGGAACCTGGGGCACTGGCTACCTGATGGACAACTACCCCGATGTAATCGGCGACTGCGTCCTGAATGGCGAGCCAAGCACCCCGTACACGATCCGCTTCGGCGAGAAGGGTCCGGTCTGGCTCGATATGCTCGTCCGCACTCCGGGCGGCCACGGCGCATACACCCACCTGAGCAAGAGCGCGATTCAGGAGACCGCCGAGATTATCGGGCGGATCGAGCGTCTGGCTGACCAGCCGGTTACGTTGCCGGCCGATATCCTCGCCGTTGTCGAAGCCGCTCGGCCTGAGCTGGACGCCGCGCTCGGCGCCGGGGCGACCGACATCGTGAAGCAGGTGACCGTCAACATCGGCACGATCCGTGGTGGTGTCAAGACCAATGTCATCGCCGCCGATTGCTACACCGGCGTCGATCTGCGCGCGCCGGTCGGCCACTCGGCCCAGTCGCTACTGGAGCAGTTCGAGGCGATCCTGGCCGACTACCCCGACGCCTCTTACGAGCTCTTCAAGGTCAGCGAGCCGTCGGTCTGCACGCCCGACCACGAGATGGTCCGCATCCTTCAGCGCAACGGCGAGGCGGTGCGCGGCATCAGGCCGAAGCCGGCCATCAGCATCGGCGGCACCGACTGCCGCTTCTGGCGCTGGCGCGGCATCCCGGCCTACGTCTACGGCCCGATCCCGTACAACATGGGCGCCGCCGACGAGTACGTCACCCTCGACGACCTCTACGGCACCGTCCGCGTCCACGTCCTGTCGGCCTTCGACTACCTCACCGGTGCGACCGACTAACGGCGGGAAACTCACTGCTGGCCCGACAGGCTTGAGTGCCCTGTCAGGCCAGCATCTTCAGGCAAGCCGAAGCGCGACGATCTGCACATCAATCTAACGCATTTACTTGACAGCCCCCCCTCCCGCATTACAGTAGCGTCATCACATGCGGCCCGTTGGAATTAACATCACATTGGCTTGGTCGTCTCACCTTGGAGACCGAATCGCTCAGATTCGGGATCAATCGCACGATTCAGAGCGAGAGGCTTGCCATGCGTACGGTGGGCGCCGTCGGTCGGATCGTCGCCGAGTTGACGTTATGTGGAGGCTACCTGTTAGCGGGCGATGAACTCGCCAAACAACGCGCAGACAGCGCTCGCGGCCGAGTGACTGTCGGGATGCGTGACCTGTGGACGACAATTAGAGAACCTTGCGGATTTACCCGCGCCCATCCCAGGTTATCACTCAATCGAATCGTGTTCGTCATTGCTATCGTCAGCGCTGTGATCGTCAGTGGCTGTGGCGTGGATGATGTATCTACTGGTAGCCAAGTGTCAACGGACGTGTCTGCCAGCGAAGCCTGGACAACCGCAACCCCCCTGGCAAATGGAACGATGATCACGACCTCGGAGGCGCAATACCCTCGATCGGACTCGACCCCCTATCAGGCGTCAACCCCCGATTGGTCAGTGCCGCTTGGAGTCAGCGTCGCGATCGACAGTGTCTACTATGCGTCGCTCGGGGAACTAGCCTGGGCGTCAGATGCGATCGTGATTGGCGTGGTCGTGGAGGCGCGTGCGCCGCAATACATCGAGAACCATGATCCACACCGGCCGTCGGATGTGCCGCAGGCCGATCCGGCCCATATCTTCACCGACTACATCATCAAGGTTGACCGCGTCTTACGGGGTAACGGTACTGATAACGCCGTAATCCGTCAGCAGGGCGGTACGATCCAGAATGTCACGGTGACCAACTTATCTGAGCCGGAGATGAAGATCGGGTACCGCGGTCTATTCTTCTTGCAGCGGATTGAAACGCCGGTCCCGACGAATGGCGACTCGGTGACTATCGTGCACGTGGCGGCTGCGACTTGGTGGGTCGAAGGGCAAAGCCTCGTTCCGGCGCTGCCGACTGGTAGCGAAGAGCATCCTCCCACGATCCCATCGGAGATGATGATGAGCGAGATTGCAGTCACGTTGAGAGGCGCGCCGATCGGAGCGGATGCTGTACCCATGTCAAGCGCTCCTCTCGGGCCAGACCTCCCATAATCGGTCTTTGATGCCGCTGCCTCACCGCTACGATCAGGACGAACCCCCTATTGTCACGACCCTGCTGAGTGGCGCGCGATGCCGAGTTGGCTAGCTCGTTAGATCATCCGATCTGGCGGGCAGTTGCTCTTGCCCATCCCCTCCCGGCCTCCCATTGCCAGCATGAAGATTGCTCCTTGACCAATCCCGACGAAATTGCTATGGTTTATCGGGTTATCTAGGAGTGATTCGCAACTGGGAGTGATTCTCAACGATGGCCGAGAAGACCGAACTCTTCTGCGAGCGACACGACTTCCGTATGACGACGCAACGCGCGGCGATCCTTGAGGAGGTGCGGTCTGGCGCTGGCCACCTCACCGCCGGGGAGATCTTCGAGCGCGTGCACCGGAAGTACCCATCGATCGCGTATGGGACGGTCTATCGGACGTTGCACCTGTTTGCCGAACGCGGGCTCATCCTTGAGTTTCCCTTCGGCGACCAGGCGAGCCGCTTCGACAAGCGGGTGGATCGGCACGATCACGTTCAGTGCCTCATCTGCGGCACACTCGTCGATGTCGACGTGCCAACCGCTCTGCTCGCACAGCAGGTTGCGGCCGAGCAGACCGGCTACCACGTCAGCGGCCACCAGACGGTGTTCACTGGCGTCTGCCCGATTTGCCAGTCCGCGAGTCACACCCGGAGTTAGTCAACCTATGGGTATACTAAGTGCGACGACAGGATCGTCGTGACGGCGCGCGATGGACGCCGCCGGGGTACGGATCGAATGTGGAGGGCGCAAGCCAGGTTATGAGCGAGACCCCACTGTTTCAAATTCAGAATCTACATGCCGGCATCGATGGGCAGGAGATCCTGCGCGGTGTCGACCTGACGATCAATCGTGGCGAGATCCACGCGCTGATGGGCAAGAACGGCTCGGGCAAGAGCACGCTGGCCTACGCCGTGGCCGGCCACCCGAACTACGAGGTCACCGAGGGCGCCGTCCTCTACAAGGGCGAGAATATCCTCGAGATGGGGCCGGACGAGCGGGCGCAGTTGGGTCTGTTCCTCGCGTTCCAGTATCCGACCTCGATCCCGGGCGTCTCGATGGCGAACTTCCTCCGGATGGCTGCCAACTCGCGCCGCCAGCGACGCGCCGACCAGGGCGAGGATGTCGCCCCGTTCACCCCGCGCGAGTTCCGCAAGACGCTGCGCGAGAAGATGGCGCTGCTGAAGGTGGACGAGTCGTTTGCCAATCGCTACTTGAATGAAGGCTTCTCCGGCGGCGAGAAGAAGCGCGCCGAGATCCTTCAGATGGCGATGCTCGAACCAGAATTCTGCATCATGGACGAGACCGACTCCGGCCTCGACATCGACGCGCTCCGCACCGTCTCGGAGGGTGTCAACGCGCTGTTCACCGACAATATGGCGATGCTGGTCATCACTCACTACCAGCGTCTGCTGAACTACATCAAGCCGAACTTCGTCCATATCATGGCCGACGGGCGAATCGTCACGTCGGGTGGACCCGAGCTCGCGATGGAGCTCGAGGAATCCGGCTACGACAAGTTCATGGCCAAGTACGCGCCGGAGGCGGTGGCGGTCTAGCGGCCGTCCGGCTTGCCGGCTGGCAGTGCGTGAGGAGGCACGGATGGCAACAACCGAGCTCGATTTTGGGACATACAAGTACGGGTTCCGCGACGAAGAAGATTACGTCTTTAAGTCCGAGAAGGGCATCGACGCCAAGAAGGTCGCGGAGATCTCCGCGATGAAGGGCGAGCCGGAGTGGATGCGTGATTTCCGGCTGAAGGCGTTCGATTATTTCCTGAAGCGCCCGATGCCCGAGTGGGGCGCTGATCTGTCGGACATCGACTTCGACGACATCTATTACTACATCCGGCCGACCGAAAAGGCG
Protein-coding sequences here:
- a CDS encoding sulfurtransferase, whose amino-acid sequence is MANGKANASREVLVSTTWVAEHLADPTIRIVEADEDVLLYELGHVPGAVKIDWHEHLQRTDTRDFIDAEGFDRLMSALGITRDTTAVFYGDKTNWWAAYAYWFFRYMGHDNVRIMDGGRKKWEAEGRATTREAPTITPADYHGSAERPELRAYRDDVLAHIGYSRLRRIGEGNPLVDVRSPGEFTGELLHMPDYPQEGALRGGHIPGARNIPWGKAVAEDGTFRSVDELRALYEGEGITPDQPVIVYCRIGERSSHTWFVLHELLGYPDVRNYDGSWTEWGNVIGVPIEL
- a CDS encoding transcriptional repressor; translated protein: MAEKTELFCERHDFRMTTQRAAILEEVRSGAGHLTAGEIFERVHRKYPSIAYGTVYRTLHLFAERGLILEFPFGDQASRFDKRVDRHDHVQCLICGTLVDVDVPTALLAQQVAAEQTGYHVSGHQTVFTGVCPICQSASHTRS
- the sufC gene encoding Fe-S cluster assembly ATPase SufC produces the protein MSETPLFQIQNLHAGIDGQEILRGVDLTINRGEIHALMGKNGSGKSTLAYAVAGHPNYEVTEGAVLYKGENILEMGPDERAQLGLFLAFQYPTSIPGVSMANFLRMAANSRRQRRADQGEDVAPFTPREFRKTLREKMALLKVDESFANRYLNEGFSGGEKKRAEILQMAMLEPEFCIMDETDSGLDIDALRTVSEGVNALFTDNMAMLVITHYQRLLNYIKPNFVHIMADGRIVTSGGPELAMELEESGYDKFMAKYAPEAVAV
- a CDS encoding M20/M25/M40 family metallo-hydrolase, translating into MNHQQARAALEQRLERDADDILGFVQKIVQIPSENPDGDTTQLVSFLTDWMDERGLDHEIVAPQPTMPNVLAGFDGGDPGKHLILNGHLDIFPAGDPTQWSDDPYSGAVRDGKLFGRGVIDMKTGTAASFLAYRYLHEMRQQLGGRLTLTAVSDEETGGTWGTGYLMDNYPDVIGDCVLNGEPSTPYTIRFGEKGPVWLDMLVRTPGGHGAYTHLSKSAIQETAEIIGRIERLADQPVTLPADILAVVEAARPELDAALGAGATDIVKQVTVNIGTIRGGVKTNVIAADCYTGVDLRAPVGHSAQSLLEQFEAILADYPDASYELFKVSEPSVCTPDHEMVRILQRNGEAVRGIRPKPAISIGGTDCRFWRWRGIPAYVYGPIPYNMGAADEYVTLDDLYGTVRVHVLSAFDYLTGATD
- a CDS encoding iron-sulfur cluster assembly scaffold protein — encoded protein: MDRQEQIEILVDHYQNPRHRHAMDNPSVTMPGGNPGCGDVITIYLQPGDDGLSIADVSWEGEGCTISQAAASILMEMVHDERWTLEEALAHDYTTMIEVLGKEAVQMRPKCATLALGTLKAAVRKYQRDELRRQHGMNPDGTPIADLPEQDAEFGIIVGDRAHNDAGAPVSQQER
- a CDS encoding peptide ABC transporter substrate-binding protein, whose protein sequence is MDERVGSGANGLAALEAAVLTGRLSRRDVLKRGAALGLTAPAIAALLAACGSSSKETPAATASSGGGAPGAGTATTGPSGGGRGRGSGDLLRILYWQAPPMLNQHYANGNLISNPAALVLEPLIRISPEGDVVAVLCEKAPSLENGGISADGKTVTYTLLEGLVWSDGTPVSSDDAKFTWKWAIDPAAGTTSSPAFVNVDDIEVVDARTFKIHLKNTDPAWYNIFGRGTSDGAPILPKHLLENYMGDKAQSAPFNMKPVGTGPYKVTNFVPGDVVNYEINESYRFPDKPFFKKVEYKGGGDAPSAARAVLQTGEVDYAINLQVEKSVLENLLKSGVGELIVLPDGSVEHVFINFADPNKEVDGARSEPSTQHPFLTDKAVREALALGVDRDMIVSQLYGEAANATANVIVAPEMFVSKNTSYKFSVDDASAALEAAGWTGKPRTKDGVKTKILFQTTVSPLRLKAQEIMKQPWDAIGFEVQLKSIDSTVFFSSDAGNPDTWKRFSADLQMLALNGRPFPIDLMSYWKSIDPAEDIAQKSNGWSGRNLSRWVNEDYNKLWEAASTELDPTKQAELFIKMNDMISDDVVTIPFIARKRVSGKNKRLQGNNPGPWTEDTWDVADWYFEG